A single region of the Pseudomonas sp. VD-NE ins genome encodes:
- a CDS encoding FMN-binding glutamate synthase family protein: MSLSLLSRYAFFAVCVMFTLASLPFLEHDWLWPITAVTGVLSLIGLFDLLQSPHAVRRNYPILGNIRYLVEGIRPEIRQYLLESDSDALPFSRAQRSLVYSRAKNETADKPFGTLIDVYQSGFEFIGHSMRPAPLSDPSSFRVTVGGPQCSQPYSASVFNISAMSFGSLSANAIRALNQGAKLGNFAHDTGEGSISPYHREHGGDLTWELGSGYFGCRTSDGRFDPERFATQAQNPQVRMIEIKMSQGAKPGHGGILPKHKVTKEIAETRGIMMGEDCVSPSRHSAFSTPIEMMQFIQQLRELSGGKPVGFKFCLGHPWEFMGIAKAMLETGILPDFIVVDGKEGGTGAAPVEFTDHIGVPMREGLLFVHNTLVGLNLRDKIKLGASGKIVSAFDIASVLAIGADWANSARGFMFAIGCIQSQSCHTNKCPTGVATQDALRQRALVVPDKAQRVFSFHRNTLKALAEMLAAAGLEHPSQLSAKHLVRRMSATEIKLFSQLHVFLKPGELLTGEVNGEFYSRMWQMARADSFEPQEVAAA, from the coding sequence ATGAGCCTGTCACTCCTGAGCCGCTACGCCTTCTTTGCCGTCTGCGTGATGTTCACCCTCGCCAGCCTGCCTTTCCTCGAACATGACTGGCTGTGGCCGATCACTGCGGTTACCGGCGTACTGAGCCTGATCGGTCTGTTCGACCTGCTGCAAAGCCCGCACGCCGTACGCCGTAACTACCCGATCCTTGGCAACATCCGCTATCTGGTTGAAGGCATCCGCCCGGAGATCCGCCAATATTTGCTGGAGTCCGACAGCGATGCCCTGCCCTTCTCCCGCGCGCAACGTTCGCTGGTCTATTCGCGAGCGAAAAACGAAACCGCCGACAAACCGTTCGGCACGCTGATCGACGTCTATCAATCCGGTTTCGAATTCATCGGCCACTCGATGCGTCCGGCACCACTGAGTGACCCGAGCAGTTTCCGCGTCACCGTCGGCGGCCCGCAGTGCAGCCAGCCGTACTCGGCGTCGGTGTTCAACATCTCGGCGATGAGCTTCGGCTCGCTTAGTGCCAACGCCATTCGCGCACTCAACCAAGGCGCGAAACTCGGCAACTTCGCCCACGACACTGGTGAAGGCAGCATCAGCCCGTATCATCGCGAACACGGCGGCGACCTGACCTGGGAACTGGGCAGTGGCTACTTCGGCTGCCGCACCAGCGACGGCCGCTTCGACCCGGAACGCTTCGCCACCCAGGCACAGAACCCGCAAGTGCGGATGATCGAAATCAAGATGAGCCAAGGCGCCAAACCCGGCCACGGCGGCATCCTGCCCAAGCACAAAGTCACCAAGGAAATCGCTGAAACACGGGGCATCATGATGGGCGAAGACTGCGTCTCACCGTCGCGCCACAGCGCGTTTTCCACGCCGATCGAAATGATGCAGTTCATCCAGCAACTGCGTGAACTGTCCGGCGGCAAACCGGTGGGCTTCAAGTTCTGCCTCGGCCACCCGTGGGAGTTCATGGGCATTGCCAAGGCCATGCTGGAAACCGGCATCCTCCCGGACTTCATCGTCGTCGACGGAAAGGAAGGTGGCACCGGCGCCGCCCCGGTCGAGTTCACCGACCACATCGGCGTACCGATGCGCGAGGGCCTGCTGTTTGTCCACAACACCCTGGTCGGCCTGAACCTGCGCGACAAGATCAAACTCGGCGCCAGCGGCAAGATCGTCAGCGCCTTCGACATCGCCAGCGTGCTGGCCATCGGCGCCGACTGGGCCAACTCCGCGCGCGGCTTCATGTTCGCCATCGGCTGCATCCAGTCGCAAAGCTGCCACACCAACAAATGCCCGACCGGCGTGGCCACTCAGGATGCCCTGCGTCAACGCGCGCTGGTGGTGCCGGACAAGGCGCAGCGCGTCTTCAGCTTCCACCGCAATACCCTCAAGGCGCTGGCAGAAATGCTCGCCGCAGCCGGGCTGGAACATCCATCACAACTATCGGCCAAGCACTTGGTGCGGCGTATGTCGGCGACCGAGATCAAACTGTTCTCGCAGTTGCATGTGTTCCTGAAACCGGGGGAATTGCTCACTGGCGAAGTGAATGGCGAGTTCTATTCGCGGATGTGGCAGATGGCGCGGGCGGACAGTTTTGAGCCGCAGGAAGTGGCGGCGGCGTAA
- a CDS encoding polysaccharide synthesis protein GtrA codes for MKGFSALTVIGLADGLIHWQIFFVLCTAVGLTQAASNFAAFCVAAAFSFYVNVLYTFERNTSVLGYLLFIGGMGGVSFAIGLLADAQHWHGLVTVASFTLLNLLAGYLYFRFVLLRQNQQ; via the coding sequence ATGAAAGGATTCTCTGCATTGACTGTGATCGGCCTCGCCGATGGACTGATTCACTGGCAAATATTTTTTGTCCTGTGCACCGCCGTGGGGCTGACGCAGGCTGCCAGTAATTTCGCCGCGTTTTGCGTGGCCGCGGCGTTCTCGTTTTACGTGAATGTGCTGTATACCTTCGAGCGCAATACGTCGGTGCTTGGTTATCTATTGTTTATCGGCGGGATGGGCGGGGTGAGTTTTGCCATCGGTTTGCTTGCCGATGCGCAGCACTGGCATGGATTGGTCACCGTGGCGTCTTTCACGCTGCTCAATCTATTGGCAGGCTACCTGTATTTCCGGTTTGTCTTGTTGCGCCAAAATCAGCAGTAA
- a CDS encoding transglycosylase domain-containing protein has product MGALWQTDSSKAVVPTDRVDEAPVPEKPRRNRHGWKAFWLLLVIIAIVVGLAASKEMRTSRFQSRQLSQYAASLTYHLEPGPSEAIRYPGNGPFDLRLGYSSLDEFLPRLLKRNYVITEQTRFSPALLSYTDKGLFVPYSEKIQAGLSITDCRAAPLYKYNYPQQLYSSFESIPPVVVSSLLFIENRFLLDPKQPLANPAVDWPRFGMAAWSQVAKLLHLPGQSAGGSTLATQLEKYRHSPDGLTVSGAEKLRQMMSASVRAYQPGPQTLGARQNIVRDYLNSVPLSAVPGHGEVHGMAEGLRVWYGSDFNQANAQLNSPATDPQTMAAKGIALREMLSLMIAQRRPSHYLTKGREELADLTDSHLRLLKQNGVIDNALADAALTSKVTYRDWQTQPTIQPIETNKGISVARSRLASMLNRPLYDLDRLDLSATSTLQGDLQTQATAYLKKLADPAYAAEIGLLGERLLTPTSTTQVRYSFTLFELTPDGSRVRVQTDSTDQPFDINEGSKLELGSTAKMRVLTTYLQIIAELHDKYGAMSVPELKKVEVPDQDRLSQWVIDYLTQNKDHDLSKMLGAALDRKYSASPGEAFFTGGGLHVFHNFRKEDNGRMPTLRDALRESINLPFIRLMRDVVRYVTYSGPNSSAELLKDDRDPRRQEYLANFADREGTSFQLKFWKKYKNKDTQARLDTFLDSMRPTPIRMAAVHRYLLPDASQADFNTFVRSHLKGAKLSEKLTDDRLIRLYDSYGPGSYDLPDQGFIAKVHPLDLWMMGYLLNHPDATFSEIVKASHFERQEVYSWLFKSKHKGARDSRIRTMLEIEAFLEIHQRWQKVGYPFDHLVPSLATAIGSSGDRPAALAELIGTILNDGVRMPTLRIDSLHFAAGTPYETQLVNDPHVGKRVMPSEVATAMREALSQVVDAGTAKRVSGSFKLADGSPLAMGGKTGTGDNRIEAIGSGGRILSSKSINRTATFVFYIGDHHFGTLTAFVPGRSAENFKFTSALPVQVLKGMAPILTPYLQPGSDSQCKPAQTASVAMLDAPRPAAR; this is encoded by the coding sequence ATGGGCGCTTTGTGGCAAACCGATTCGAGTAAAGCCGTGGTTCCGACTGACCGTGTGGATGAAGCGCCTGTCCCTGAAAAACCCCGCCGCAACCGGCACGGGTGGAAGGCTTTCTGGTTGTTGCTGGTGATTATCGCGATCGTCGTGGGGCTGGCTGCGTCCAAGGAAATGCGCACCTCGCGCTTTCAGTCACGGCAACTCAGCCAGTACGCTGCTTCGCTGACTTACCATCTCGAACCAGGCCCAAGCGAAGCGATTCGCTATCCGGGCAATGGTCCGTTCGATTTGCGCCTGGGTTACAGCTCGCTGGATGAATTCCTGCCGCGCCTGCTCAAACGCAATTACGTCATTACCGAACAGACGCGGTTTTCCCCGGCGCTGCTCAGCTATACCGACAAAGGCCTGTTCGTACCGTATTCAGAGAAGATTCAGGCCGGGCTGTCGATCACCGATTGCCGGGCCGCACCGCTGTACAAGTACAACTACCCGCAACAGCTTTATTCAAGCTTCGAATCCATTCCGCCAGTGGTGGTCAGCAGCCTGTTATTCATCGAAAACCGTTTTCTGCTCGACCCGAAACAACCACTGGCCAACCCGGCGGTGGATTGGCCGCGTTTCGGCATGGCCGCGTGGTCGCAAGTCGCTAAATTGCTGCATCTGCCAGGACAATCGGCGGGTGGCAGTACGCTGGCGACGCAATTGGAAAAGTACCGCCATTCACCGGATGGCCTGACGGTGTCCGGTGCCGAGAAGCTGCGGCAGATGATGTCCGCCAGCGTGCGCGCCTATCAGCCCGGCCCGCAAACGCTGGGAGCACGGCAGAACATCGTGCGCGATTACCTCAACAGCGTGCCGCTCTCGGCGGTGCCGGGGCATGGCGAAGTGCATGGCATGGCGGAAGGCTTGCGGGTCTGGTACGGCAGCGACTTCAACCAGGCCAACGCACAGTTGAACAGCCCGGCCACCGATCCGCAGACCATGGCCGCCAAAGGCATCGCCCTGCGTGAAATGCTCTCGCTGATGATCGCCCAGCGCCGCCCTTCGCATTACCTGACCAAGGGCCGCGAAGAGCTCGCCGACCTCACCGACAGCCACTTGCGTCTGCTCAAACAGAACGGTGTGATCGACAACGCCCTGGCCGATGCTGCCCTCACCAGTAAGGTCACTTATCGCGACTGGCAGACCCAGCCGACCATTCAGCCGATCGAAACCAACAAGGGCATCAGCGTCGCCCGCAGTCGTCTGGCGAGCATGCTCAACCGGCCGCTGTACGACCTCGACCGCCTCGACCTCTCGGCCACCAGCACCCTGCAGGGCGACCTGCAAACCCAGGCCACCGCCTACCTGAAGAAACTCGCCGACCCGGCCTATGCCGCCGAAATCGGCCTGCTCGGCGAACGTTTGCTTACCCCGACCAGCACCACGCAAGTGCGCTACAGCTTCACCCTCTTCGAGCTGACCCCGGACGGTTCCCGCGTGCGGGTGCAGACCGACAGCACCGACCAGCCGTTCGACATCAACGAAGGCAGCAAACTCGAACTCGGCTCGACCGCGAAGATGCGCGTGCTCACCACTTACCTGCAAATCATCGCCGAACTGCACGACAAGTACGGCGCCATGAGCGTGCCGGAGCTGAAGAAAGTCGAAGTCCCCGATCAGGACCGCTTGAGCCAGTGGGTCATCGATTACCTGACCCAGAACAAGGATCATGACCTGTCGAAGATGCTCGGCGCAGCCCTCGACCGCAAATACTCGGCGAGCCCCGGCGAGGCGTTTTTCACCGGTGGCGGTTTGCACGTGTTCCACAACTTTCGCAAGGAAGACAACGGCCGCATGCCCACCCTGCGTGATGCCCTGCGCGAATCGATCAACCTGCCATTCATTCGGCTGATGCGCGACGTGGTGCGCTACGTCACTTATTCGGGGCCCAATAGCAGTGCCGAATTGCTCAAGGATGATCGCGACCCGCGACGTCAGGAATACCTGGCGAATTTCGCCGACCGCGAAGGCACTTCGTTCCAGCTCAAGTTCTGGAAAAAGTACAAAAACAAAGACACTCAGGCGCGTCTCGACACGTTCCTCGACAGCATGCGCCCGACGCCGATCCGCATGGCCGCCGTGCATCGCTATCTGCTGCCCGATGCCAGCCAGGCAGACTTCAACACCTTCGTGCGCTCACACCTCAAAGGCGCCAAGCTCAGCGAAAAACTCACCGATGATCGCCTGATCCGCCTCTACGATTCCTACGGCCCCGGCAGCTACGATTTGCCCGATCAGGGCTTTATCGCCAAAGTGCACCCGCTGGACCTGTGGATGATGGGCTACCTGCTGAACCACCCGGACGCGACCTTCAGCGAGATCGTCAAGGCCAGTCATTTCGAACGTCAGGAAGTCTACAGCTGGCTGTTCAAGAGCAAGCACAAGGGCGCCCGCGACAGCCGTATTCGCACCATGCTGGAGATCGAAGCATTCCTCGAGATTCACCAGCGCTGGCAAAAAGTCGGCTACCCGTTCGATCATCTGGTGCCGTCGCTGGCCACGGCCATTGGCAGCTCCGGTGACCGCCCCGCCGCACTGGCCGAGTTGATCGGCACCATCCTCAATGACGGCGTGCGCATGCCGACGCTGCGCATCGACAGCCTGCATTTCGCCGCCGGCACGCCCTACGAAACGCAACTGGTCAATGACCCGCACGTGGGCAAACGGGTAATGCCATCCGAGGTCGCCACAGCCATGCGCGAGGCGCTGTCGCAAGTGGTCGACGCCGGTACGGCAAAACGTGTGTCCGGCAGTTTCAAACTGGCCGATGGCAGCCCACTGGCCATGGGGGGCAAAACCGGGACCGGCGACAACCGCATCGAGGCCATCGGTTCGGGCGGTCGCATCCTCAGTTCGAAGTCGATCAACCGTACCGCGACGTTCGTTTTCTACATCGGCGATCACCATTTCGGCACCCTCACCGCATTCGTTCCGGGGCGCTCGGCGGAGAACTTCAAGTTCACCTCGGCCCTGCCGGTGCAGGTGCTCAAGGGCATGGCACCGATTCTGACGCCTTATCTGCAACCGGGCAGCGACTCGCAATGCAAACCGGCACAGACCGCCAGCGTGGCGATGCTCGATGCGCCGCGCCCTGCAGCGAGGTAA
- a CDS encoding glucosyltransferase domain-containing protein gives MRISDFVVRELGRRQVLLFFVLATGLYVLPLILADFPYIDDNWRALAAGNAWAGYGRLFADWLYQALTFTGAAPDIFPLPLLLATVAMSLALTGLTFHYFAEPTLACCLVPLPLWYNPFLLQNFSYQYDGPTMALSLVAMICAITFHGSTRVQRWLVPAALIAVGIGLYQISVNVFLGLCCVELLRALHRRVSATEVLHLLGSKLAQLGLGVAIYGVTAYPFMVASRQAQLLDGAGHPILQIITNMGRVLEKTALLFHGGYLWVFIALVLFALWGLVRLAWPERRASVALISLAALAVLVLLVPGITLLFRDFNEGARTLMGFGVLLVFLFFLARLTLAPYHRLLPLLLVIPLLATLSLSFAYGRVLNMQKTFATAALYSLGHDIAAHRELREAKRIYLSINYSERWLASAEGSFRQLPVLRYLLNVDYYVLAENLPSVGITNVVAERERRNATHVGYLGYPALVESLYYRIYLLGDYGFIVMKEPPHGRLLQW, from the coding sequence ATGAGGATCAGCGATTTTGTCGTTCGCGAACTCGGCCGGCGCCAGGTCCTGCTGTTCTTTGTCCTGGCGACCGGGTTGTATGTTCTGCCGTTGATCCTCGCCGACTTTCCCTACATCGACGATAACTGGCGGGCACTGGCCGCCGGTAATGCGTGGGCCGGCTACGGCCGCTTGTTTGCCGACTGGCTGTATCAGGCGTTGACGTTCACCGGCGCTGCGCCGGATATCTTCCCCTTGCCGTTGTTGCTTGCCACGGTGGCGATGAGTCTGGCGCTGACCGGTCTGACGTTTCACTACTTTGCCGAGCCGACACTGGCCTGTTGTCTGGTGCCGTTGCCGCTCTGGTACAACCCGTTTCTGCTGCAGAATTTCTCTTATCAATACGACGGGCCGACCATGGCCTTGAGTCTGGTCGCGATGATCTGCGCGATCACCTTTCACGGTTCGACGCGGGTGCAACGCTGGTTGGTACCGGCGGCACTGATTGCAGTGGGCATCGGGCTGTACCAGATCAGCGTCAACGTCTTTCTTGGCCTGTGTTGTGTGGAGTTGCTCAGGGCGCTGCACCGCCGGGTCTCGGCGACGGAGGTCCTGCATTTGCTTGGCAGCAAGCTTGCGCAGCTCGGTCTTGGTGTCGCGATCTATGGCGTCACCGCGTACCCGTTCATGGTGGCATCGCGACAAGCGCAGCTGCTCGACGGGGCAGGGCATCCAATACTGCAAATCATCACCAACATGGGCCGCGTGCTGGAAAAAACCGCGCTGCTGTTTCACGGTGGATATCTGTGGGTGTTTATCGCTCTGGTGCTTTTTGCCCTCTGGGGACTGGTACGACTCGCATGGCCGGAGCGGCGCGCAAGCGTTGCGCTGATCAGTCTGGCGGCCCTGGCCGTGCTGGTGCTACTGGTGCCAGGCATCACGTTGCTGTTTCGCGACTTCAACGAGGGCGCGCGCACGTTGATGGGGTTCGGCGTGCTCCTGGTGTTTCTGTTCTTTCTCGCCCGACTGACGTTGGCGCCCTATCACCGCTTGTTGCCTTTGCTGTTGGTGATCCCGCTATTGGCGACGTTGTCGCTGTCGTTTGCCTACGGCCGCGTGTTGAACATGCAGAAAACCTTCGCCACCGCAGCCCTGTACAGCCTCGGTCACGACATCGCCGCTCATCGCGAGCTACGGGAAGCCAAGCGTATTTACCTGTCGATCAATTATTCCGAGCGCTGGCTGGCCAGTGCCGAGGGATCGTTCCGACAGCTGCCGGTTTTGCGTTATCTGCTGAATGTCGATTACTACGTGCTTGCGGAAAACCTGCCCTCGGTGGGCATCACCAACGTGGTAGCCGAACGTGAGCGACGCAACGCCACCCACGTCGGGTATCTGGGTTATCCCGCGCTGGTGGAGAGTCTGTATTACCGCATTTATCTGCTCGGTGATTACGGTTTTATCGTTATGAAAGAGCCGCCGCACGGACGGTTGTTGCAGTGGTGA
- a CDS encoding amino acid permease, which translates to MPVGNHLPHGDTAQGGPLKRELGERHIRLMALGACIGVGLFLGSAKAIEMAGPAIMLSYILGGLAILVIMRALGEMAVHNPVAGSFSRYAQDYLGPLAGFLTGWNYWFLWLVTCVAEITAVAVYMGIWFPDVPRWIWALAALISMGSVNLIAVKAFGEFEFWFALIKIVTIIAMVIGGVGIIAFGFGNDGVALGISNLWAHGGFMPNGVTGVLMSLQMVMFAYLGVEMIGLTAGEAKNPQKTIPDAIGSVFWRILLFYVGALFVILSIYPWNEIGTQGSPFVMTFERLGIKTAAGIINFVVITAALSSCNGGIFSTGRMLYSLAQNGQAPAGFAKTSNNGVPRRALLLSIAVLLLGVMLNYLVPEKVFVWVTSIATFGAIWTWVMILLAQLKFRKGLSASERAGLKYKMWLYPVSSYFALAFLVLVVGLMAYFPDTRVALYVGPAFLVLLTVLFYVFKLQPRSASSVAVRSAS; encoded by the coding sequence ATGCCAGTTGGCAATCACCTGCCTCACGGCGACACCGCTCAGGGCGGTCCGCTCAAACGCGAACTCGGCGAACGGCATATTCGCCTGATGGCGCTCGGTGCCTGTATCGGCGTCGGTCTGTTTCTGGGTTCGGCCAAGGCCATTGAAATGGCCGGCCCGGCGATCATGCTGTCCTACATTCTGGGTGGTCTGGCGATCCTGGTGATCATGCGCGCCCTCGGCGAGATGGCCGTGCACAACCCGGTCGCCGGATCGTTCAGTCGCTACGCGCAAGACTATCTTGGCCCGTTGGCCGGCTTCCTTACTGGCTGGAATTACTGGTTCCTGTGGCTGGTGACCTGCGTCGCGGAAATCACCGCGGTGGCCGTGTACATGGGCATCTGGTTTCCCGATGTGCCGCGCTGGATCTGGGCCCTCGCGGCGCTGATCAGCATGGGCTCGGTCAACCTGATCGCGGTAAAGGCTTTCGGTGAATTCGAATTCTGGTTTGCCCTGATCAAGATCGTCACCATCATTGCGATGGTGATCGGCGGCGTCGGCATCATCGCCTTCGGTTTCGGCAATGACGGCGTGGCACTGGGGATTTCCAACCTGTGGGCTCACGGCGGCTTCATGCCCAACGGCGTGACTGGCGTGCTGATGTCCCTGCAAATGGTCATGTTCGCCTACCTCGGCGTGGAGATGATCGGCCTGACTGCCGGTGAAGCGAAGAACCCGCAGAAGACCATTCCTGATGCGATCGGCTCGGTGTTCTGGCGGATTCTGCTGTTCTACGTCGGCGCATTGTTCGTGATTCTGTCGATCTACCCGTGGAACGAAATCGGCACTCAGGGCAGCCCGTTCGTGATGACCTTTGAGCGTCTGGGCATCAAGACCGCCGCCGGCATCATCAACTTTGTGGTAATCACCGCAGCCTTGTCGTCGTGCAATGGCGGCATCTTCAGCACCGGGCGCATGCTCTACAGCCTGGCGCAGAACGGCCAGGCCCCGGCCGGTTTCGCCAAGACATCGAACAACGGTGTGCCGCGTCGTGCGCTGCTGCTGTCGATTGCGGTGTTGCTCTTGGGCGTAATGCTCAACTATCTGGTGCCGGAGAAAGTCTTCGTCTGGGTCACCTCGATTGCCACCTTCGGCGCGATCTGGACCTGGGTGATGATCCTGCTGGCCCAGCTGAAATTCCGCAAAGGCCTGAGCGCCAGCGAACGTGCCGGCCTCAAGTACAAGATGTGGCTGTACCCGGTCAGCTCGTACTTCGCGCTGGCGTTCCTGGTGCTGGTGGTCGGCCTGATGGCGTACTTCCCGGACACCCGCGTGGCGCTGTATGTGGGACCTGCGTTTCTGGTGCTGCTGACCGTGTTGTTCTACGTGTTCAAGTTGCAACCGAGAAGTGCATCGTCCGTGGCAGTGCGTTCGGCCTCGTAA